One genomic segment of Candidatus Zixiibacteriota bacterium includes these proteins:
- the nifJ gene encoding pyruvate:ferredoxin (flavodoxin) oxidoreductase has product MSQEAVASATDKQKKHDDRKRRMVTIDGNTAAAYVAHATNEVIAIYPITPSSDMGEMSDAKSAAGEKNIWGAIPDVIEMQSEAGASGAVHGALTTGALTTTFTASQGLLLMIPNMFKIAGELTPTAFHVTARAVATHALSIFGDHSDVMSVRGTGFGLLASGSVQEVMDLALIVQRSTLESRVPFVHFFDGFRTSHEVQKVQEICYDDMRDLLPSKLVAAQRQRALSPDSPTIKGTSQNPDVFFQHRETINKYYENTPAIVQNAMDKFASVVGRQYHLFDYIGHPQAEHVVVIMGTGSEVVHETVDALMAKGEKVGLIKVRLYRPFSVDAFMKALPATVKKIAVMDRTKEPGGIGEPMYIDVQAAVTEALADKTAPFAEHPVIVGGRYGLGSHEFNPPMAKAVFDNLKADAPKNHFTVGINDDVTMTSLDSDLSFDLEGDNFRGLFFGLGSDGTVGANKNSIKIIGGNTDNFAQGYFVYDSKKAGAITVSHLRFGKELIRKPYLINSAQFVACHNFSFLEKYNMVGKLIEGGTFLLNSPFGANEVWDNIPKEVQQQVIDKKAKFFVIDGIAVAKKLGLGSRINMIMQTAFFFISNILPKDKAIDAIKDAIVKSYGSKGQKVVDMNFAAVDAAVEALKEVNYPHKVSSTITMPPIVPDHAPEFVKSVTAEIIAGRGDDLPVSVFPDDGTYMTATTQYEKRNIAVDIPVWDTEACIQCNICSIVCPHAAIRPKVFQKADLEGAPKAFKAVEAKTKAFKGLWYSLQVAPEDCTGCEICVHACPAEVKDTEGNKTGKFAIEMAPQPPLREQERTNWDFFNNQLPEPDPALFKIETVKGSQFVKPLFEFSGACAGCGETPYVKLMTQLFGDRALCANATGCSSIYGGNLPTTPFCTRADGLGPAWSNSLFEDCAEFGMGMRLTADQLQRYALDLTKELAPEMYDDLANADQDNQEKIEEQRKRVAALVAKLDTLPDNDKVTALKNVANFLTKKSIWAIGGDGWAYDIGFGGLDHVLASGRNVNLLVLDTEVYSNTGGQMSKSTPRGSTAKFAAAGKPLGKKDLGLMMMAYGSVYVAQVAIGASHNQTVKAMVEAERFDGPSLLICYSHCIAHGIDMASGLEQEDKAVKSGHWMLYRYNPDLIGLGKNPLQLDSKAPSISFSDFAYSENRFRTLKAMDPDRAKNLMELGQIDCDRRWNMYSQLAKMDYSLKEK; this is encoded by the coding sequence ATGAGTCAAGAAGCTGTAGCATCAGCTACGGACAAACAGAAAAAACATGACGATCGCAAACGACGCATGGTCACTATCGATGGTAACACGGCGGCGGCCTATGTCGCTCATGCAACCAACGAAGTTATTGCTATTTATCCCATCACTCCGTCATCGGATATGGGTGAGATGTCCGACGCCAAATCGGCCGCCGGTGAGAAGAACATCTGGGGTGCCATCCCCGATGTAATCGAAATGCAATCCGAAGCGGGCGCCTCCGGTGCCGTACATGGAGCATTGACTACCGGCGCTCTCACAACGACCTTTACGGCTTCACAGGGTCTTTTGCTGATGATCCCCAACATGTTCAAGATAGCCGGTGAGTTGACCCCGACTGCGTTCCATGTCACAGCCAGAGCTGTGGCCACCCACGCTCTGTCAATTTTCGGTGATCATAGTGATGTGATGTCGGTTCGAGGTACAGGCTTCGGACTCCTTGCTTCCGGTTCGGTCCAGGAAGTCATGGACTTGGCCTTGATCGTCCAAAGGTCCACGCTGGAGAGCAGAGTACCTTTTGTTCATTTCTTTGACGGTTTCCGTACTTCACACGAAGTACAAAAAGTCCAGGAAATCTGCTACGATGACATGCGCGATCTGCTACCGTCAAAGCTGGTAGCTGCTCAGCGTCAACGCGCCCTCTCCCCCGACAGTCCGACCATCAAGGGTACTTCTCAAAACCCCGATGTTTTCTTCCAGCACCGTGAAACGATAAACAAGTACTACGAGAATACACCGGCTATTGTCCAGAATGCTATGGACAAGTTTGCTTCTGTTGTGGGACGCCAGTATCATCTCTTTGACTACATCGGCCATCCCCAGGCAGAGCACGTCGTGGTTATTATGGGAACCGGCTCCGAAGTCGTTCATGAGACGGTTGATGCTCTCATGGCCAAGGGAGAGAAAGTCGGCCTCATCAAGGTTCGTCTCTATCGGCCATTCTCCGTGGATGCTTTCATGAAGGCTTTGCCAGCCACAGTTAAAAAGATCGCTGTCATGGACCGCACGAAAGAACCCGGTGGCATTGGTGAACCAATGTACATTGACGTACAGGCGGCTGTGACTGAAGCCCTGGCCGACAAGACAGCACCCTTCGCCGAGCACCCGGTCATAGTCGGCGGACGATACGGCCTGGGTTCCCATGAGTTCAATCCCCCCATGGCAAAGGCTGTTTTCGATAACTTGAAAGCGGACGCCCCCAAGAACCACTTTACCGTAGGTATCAATGATGACGTCACCATGACCTCACTTGATTCGGACCTGTCCTTCGATCTCGAAGGTGACAATTTCCGAGGTCTGTTCTTCGGCTTGGGATCGGACGGCACTGTAGGAGCCAACAAGAACTCGATCAAGATCATCGGCGGTAACACAGACAACTTCGCCCAGGGTTACTTTGTCTATGATTCCAAGAAAGCCGGGGCAATCACGGTTTCACATCTGCGCTTTGGCAAAGAACTGATTCGCAAACCTTACCTGATTAATAGCGCGCAATTTGTCGCCTGTCATAATTTCTCGTTCCTTGAGAAATACAACATGGTTGGCAAACTGATTGAGGGCGGCACTTTCCTGCTAAACTCACCGTTTGGAGCGAACGAAGTCTGGGATAACATCCCTAAAGAAGTCCAGCAACAGGTTATCGACAAGAAAGCCAAATTCTTTGTGATTGATGGCATCGCGGTGGCCAAGAAGTTAGGGCTTGGCTCTCGGATCAATATGATCATGCAGACCGCCTTCTTCTTCATCTCCAACATCCTTCCCAAGGACAAGGCCATCGACGCTATCAAGGATGCCATTGTCAAATCCTATGGCAGTAAGGGACAAAAAGTAGTCGATATGAACTTCGCGGCGGTTGATGCCGCCGTTGAGGCTCTCAAAGAAGTGAACTACCCTCACAAGGTCTCCAGCACAATCACCATGCCCCCGATTGTACCGGACCATGCTCCTGAGTTCGTCAAGTCAGTTACAGCTGAAATCATCGCTGGTCGTGGTGATGATCTCCCGGTGTCCGTTTTCCCTGATGACGGTACATACATGACCGCTACAACTCAGTACGAGAAACGTAATATCGCCGTCGATATTCCTGTCTGGGACACGGAGGCGTGCATCCAGTGCAACATTTGCTCGATTGTTTGCCCGCACGCGGCTATCCGCCCCAAAGTCTTCCAGAAAGCTGATCTCGAAGGGGCACCCAAGGCATTTAAGGCGGTCGAAGCCAAAACGAAGGCTTTTAAAGGACTATGGTATTCCCTGCAAGTCGCGCCTGAGGATTGCACCGGATGCGAAATTTGCGTCCATGCCTGCCCAGCCGAAGTCAAGGATACTGAGGGCAACAAGACCGGTAAGTTCGCCATTGAGATGGCTCCTCAGCCACCACTGCGCGAACAGGAGAGAACAAATTGGGATTTCTTCAACAATCAGTTGCCTGAACCGGATCCGGCCCTGTTCAAGATCGAGACCGTCAAGGGTTCCCAATTCGTGAAGCCACTTTTCGAGTTCTCCGGAGCTTGTGCTGGCTGTGGCGAGACACCTTACGTGAAGCTGATGACACAATTGTTCGGCGACCGCGCTCTGTGTGCCAACGCCACCGGGTGCAGTTCGATCTATGGCGGCAACCTCCCAACCACTCCGTTCTGTACTCGAGCCGACGGACTGGGACCGGCCTGGTCCAACTCATTGTTTGAAGATTGTGCCGAGTTCGGCATGGGAATGCGACTAACCGCCGACCAGCTCCAAAGGTATGCGCTGGATCTCACCAAAGAACTTGCACCCGAGATGTATGACGACCTCGCCAACGCCGATCAGGACAATCAGGAGAAGATCGAGGAACAACGCAAACGCGTTGCGGCGCTCGTGGCAAAACTCGACACACTCCCCGATAATGACAAGGTAACGGCGCTCAAGAATGTGGCCAATTTCCTAACCAAAAAGTCCATCTGGGCAATTGGTGGTGATGGGTGGGCGTACGACATCGGGTTCGGTGGACTTGATCATGTACTGGCCTCCGGCCGCAACGTGAACCTTCTGGTCCTCGACACCGAAGTCTACTCCAATACCGGCGGACAGATGTCCAAATCCACTCCGCGCGGTTCGACCGCCAAGTTTGCTGCGGCTGGCAAACCACTTGGCAAAAAGGACCTTGGATTGATGATGATGGCCTACGGTTCGGTGTATGTAGCTCAGGTAGCCATCGGAGCCAGCCACAACCAGACCGTCAAGGCGATGGTTGAAGCTGAACGATTCGACGGCCCCTCCCTTCTCATCTGCTACAGCCATTGTATCGCCCACGGTATTGACATGGCCAGTGGACTTGAACAAGAGGACAAGGCGGTCAAATCCGGCCATTGGATGCTGTACCGCTATAACCCGGATCTCATCGGACTGGGCAAGAACCCGCTACAGCTCGATTCCAAGGCACCGTCCATTTCGTTTAGCGACTTCGCCTATTCGGAGAACCGTTTCCGTACTTTGAAGGCCATGGATCCGGACCGGGCTAAAAACCTGATGGAACTCGGTCAGATCGACTGTGACCGTCGCTGGAACATGTATTCACAATTGGCCAAGATGGACTACTCGCTCAAAGAGAAGTAG
- the dcd gene encoding dCTP deaminase — MAVKPDSWIIEMARNQAMIEPFSAEQVRTGVSYGVSCYGYDFRLSNKFRKPAFDGVAELDPKQVDDKLFTDVKAESILIPANSFILGRTLEYFRIPRGVITICTGKSTYARCGIVVNVTPFEPEWEGFATLSLANTSPVPVRIYANEGIGQLLFLEGADSCQKSYKDKKGKYQSQQEITLSKLD; from the coding sequence ATGGCTGTAAAACCGGATAGTTGGATAATTGAAATGGCACGGAATCAGGCAATGATTGAACCTTTCTCGGCTGAGCAAGTCAGGACTGGTGTCAGCTATGGTGTATCCTGTTACGGGTATGATTTCCGTCTATCAAACAAGTTCAGAAAACCAGCCTTTGACGGTGTGGCTGAGCTGGACCCTAAACAGGTCGATGACAAACTATTCACTGATGTTAAGGCCGAATCGATCCTGATTCCGGCCAATTCATTCATTCTGGGCAGAACGCTTGAGTACTTCCGTATCCCGCGTGGAGTCATCACAATCTGTACCGGTAAGTCAACTTATGCCCGGTGCGGCATCGTGGTTAATGTTACTCCTTTTGAACCGGAGTGGGAAGGTTTCGCCACCCTTTCACTGGCTAATACCTCGCCGGTACCGGTCCGTATCTATGCCAACGAAGGCATCGGCCAACTGCTGTTTCTTGAGGGTGCTGATAGCTGCCAAAAATCCTATAAGGACAAAAAAGGAAAATACCAGAGCCAGCAGGAGATTACTCTGTCAAAGCTGGACTGA
- a CDS encoding Rrf2 family transcriptional regulator, which translates to MESTMQFTKAEEYGILGVMYLAEKDQNIATPLSEISEATDIPEKFLAKIFQSLSRADIIRSHRGVRGGFSLSRNPAEVSTKEVLEAIVGSYHLMKCTNDRSACDKDGFCALRELLVLAESKMVSVFEHYTVEDLVKWQKLQESPS; encoded by the coding sequence ATGGAATCGACCATGCAGTTCACCAAAGCAGAAGAATACGGCATCCTCGGGGTCATGTACCTGGCTGAGAAAGACCAGAATATAGCCACTCCTCTCTCAGAAATTTCGGAAGCAACTGATATCCCGGAGAAATTCTTGGCCAAGATATTTCAGTCTCTTTCCCGGGCAGATATCATCCGTTCCCATCGTGGCGTCAGGGGCGGGTTCTCCCTATCCAGAAACCCCGCTGAAGTAAGTACAAAAGAGGTCTTAGAGGCGATTGTCGGATCGTACCATCTTATGAAATGCACCAATGATCGATCGGCTTGCGACAAAGACGGTTTCTGTGCCCTGAGGGAGTTGTTGGTCCTCGCCGAGAGCAAAATGGTCTCGGTTTTTGAGCATTACACAGTAGAGGACCTGGTCAAGTGGCAGAAGCTCCAGGAGTCCCCTTCCTGA
- the cobO gene encoding cob(I)yrinic acid a,c-diamide adenosyltransferase, whose product MENQTEQQSKSLLIVYTGDGKGKTTAALGMCLRAIGHDWHVCVIQFIKGTWKYGEIEGLKRLGAHIELNIVGEGCVGIMNDRKDFEEHRQAARNGVKLAIEKIRSNGYELVVLDELNVAVDLGLVTDEEVEELLEARGSRLHMVITGRNAREWLIERADLVTEMKEVKHPFQKGVLAKKGIDW is encoded by the coding sequence ATGGAAAATCAAACCGAGCAACAGAGCAAATCACTGCTGATTGTCTATACCGGCGACGGTAAGGGTAAAACCACAGCGGCGCTTGGTATGTGCCTGCGAGCGATTGGACATGATTGGCATGTATGTGTCATACAGTTTATCAAGGGAACTTGGAAGTACGGGGAAATTGAGGGACTCAAACGGCTTGGCGCACACATTGAACTGAATATTGTAGGTGAGGGGTGTGTGGGCATCATGAATGACAGAAAGGATTTCGAGGAACATCGGCAGGCGGCGCGAAATGGAGTCAAGCTCGCTATCGAAAAGATTCGATCAAATGGTTACGAACTTGTTGTCCTTGATGAGCTTAATGTGGCGGTTGATCTTGGTTTGGTGACTGACGAAGAGGTCGAGGAATTACTGGAAGCTCGGGGTAGTAGATTGCACATGGTCATTACCGGTCGCAATGCCAGAGAGTGGTTGATCGAAAGGGCTGATCTGGTTACGGAGATGAAGGAAGTCAAACACCCTTTCCAGAAGGGTGTGCTGGCCAAAAAGGGAATTGACTGGTGA
- the trxB gene encoding thioredoxin-disulfide reductase yields the protein MAEEKKYDIVIVGAGPGGLTAGLYAARAQRKVVCLEKLQPGGQIANTEEVEDYPGFEHISGWELAQKMADHAKKFGLKIESEEVEEICVEGEDRLVRCASGTTYRAKAVILSTGGSPVYLGVPGEKEYTGKGVSYCAICDGAFFRDQVIAVAGGGDAAVEEAIFLTKFGSKVCIIHRRDELRAQKIIQQRAFDNDKIEIIWDSVVESVNGDGNKVTDLSIKNVKKGDKFTLKVGAIFVFIGFRPNSDITREALRRDQGGYILTDEKMETSIPGIYACGDVRAQLVRQITNAVGDGTTAAVAAEKRLEELGD from the coding sequence ATGGCTGAAGAGAAAAAGTATGATATCGTTATTGTAGGCGCCGGACCGGGTGGACTGACTGCTGGATTGTATGCGGCCAGAGCGCAACGTAAGGTCGTGTGCCTTGAGAAGCTCCAACCCGGAGGACAGATCGCCAACACCGAAGAGGTGGAGGACTATCCGGGGTTTGAACACATTTCGGGGTGGGAATTAGCTCAGAAGATGGCCGATCATGCTAAGAAATTCGGTTTGAAAATCGAATCGGAAGAAGTTGAGGAAATTTGTGTTGAAGGCGAAGACCGACTGGTGCGTTGTGCCTCCGGGACAACCTATCGGGCTAAGGCTGTCATATTATCCACAGGTGGTTCACCCGTGTATCTTGGTGTACCGGGAGAAAAGGAATATACTGGTAAGGGGGTATCCTACTGTGCCATTTGTGATGGAGCCTTCTTTCGCGATCAAGTTATTGCCGTTGCTGGTGGGGGAGACGCCGCGGTGGAGGAGGCGATATTCCTGACGAAGTTTGGCTCCAAGGTATGCATAATTCACCGCCGTGATGAACTCCGCGCCCAGAAGATCATTCAGCAGCGAGCTTTCGACAATGACAAGATCGAGATTATCTGGGATTCGGTAGTGGAATCTGTCAATGGAGATGGCAATAAGGTAACAGATCTTTCTATCAAGAATGTCAAAAAGGGAGACAAGTTCACACTTAAGGTTGGCGCCATATTTGTATTTATTGGCTTCCGACCCAACTCCGACATTACCCGCGAGGCGCTTCGCAGGGACCAGGGTGGGTACATTCTCACTGACGAGAAGATGGAGACTTCCATTCCCGGCATATATGCTTGCGGAGATGTTCGGGCTCAATTAGTAAGACAGATTACCAATGCCGTTGGCGACGGTACAACAGCGGCAGTTGCGGCTGAAAAACGGCTGGAAGAATTGGGGGATTAA